The stretch of DNA GGCTGGGACACCGGAGGTGCTGCCGGAGCGGACGGCCAGGGAcactgcagcagcagcaacaggggACAGCTCTGCTCCTCATCGGCGGCGGAGGCCGGAGTGCCTCGCTTTGAGTGGAACGGGCCGGAGTAGGGGGCCTTTTCCCTGTGTGCCATTATAAAAGATGCTCGATTCCCATGTGCCATTAAAAAGTTCGCTCGTCCCTGTGTGACCAGACACAAATTTGTTTTGCCCTGTGTGCCATTCCGTTCACTTTTGCCTCTAACGGTGGATAACGGCTGAACCATTTGACACTGATGCCCATAGGAAATGAAATTGCTTGACTTCCTCTGTGCCATTTCACGGACAGCAGCTGGCCAAGCGTTTTGGCGGGAACAGACAGTGGTGTTGGCGCCAAGAGCTGGGTAGTTGGCCCCAACCCTGCCCTCCTCTGCTATATAAATGACCTGAGCCCTCACTCATGTCCACCACAAGCCACATAACAATGTCTCAAGCATCTAGCAGCTATGGTGGTAGGCCTACGGTTAGGAGGGTGATGTGCCCCAACTGTCATGTTCTTGCCAATAGGTTCATCTCCAGCACCGTGAACAACAACAACAGGGTGTTTCACAAGTGCCCCTATTTTGCTGTTTGTGCTTCTTCTCCACTACTCACTCACTGCTTTTTCCTTTgcctttatttttcttttctcctcACTGGTCTTCTCTTTTGTTTTTAGGTTGCAGGCTGCCAATATTATCAATGGGAGGATGAGATGGATCAAGTTGCAGCACCTGCTCCATTGCATGCAGTGCCACTGCAGGCAGCGCCACCACCTGCTGCAATCAGCACTGCAGCTCCAGTTGCCCTCATCCAGGATGGTTCCCAGGCTGCTGGTCATGGAGGCAATGCACAAGACTACAGTAGGGTGATGCAGCAGCTTAAGTGGATGGAAAAGATGATCTTTGTGTGCATTTTCCTTGCTCTGTATGCTATTTTCAAGAAGTAGtttgtgtatgtgtgtgtgagTGGGAGTATGAGTGGTCCCTCTGTAAGATTGTCTCATTGAATCAAAGAATGAATGAAGCAGGTACTAGTACTTGTGGTTCTTCACTAGTATAAAATGCATTAACATGTGAAAATAAATACTGCAACATCATAACAGCACCTCATTCATCACATACATGATATAGCATCACATAACATGTTATATCATCATGATATAGCATCACATAATATGTTGTCCATGACATAGAAGCTAACTTAATTGTTTTCATGGCATCCATGATGTCCATCACATACCAGCAACAATACATCACAAAAGGCAGTGTTTTTGGATCAATATAACAACACCAAAAGAAAATCATGTCCACATGACCAAAAGACCAAACACCTGTCACCTTTCACTGCAGCTGCAATTTCTTCTTGCTTCTGGTGTTCCCAGCTGGGCTGACAGGGCAAGGGCTGGGGCTGGCTGCTGCAACTCTCCTCGGTGTCAACTTCTTCTTTATTGCCACCCTCCTTCTTGGTGTATGCTGGGGTGGGGCTACCTCCAGGGGATCAGTCTGCACTGTCATGCAGTCTTCATTCCCTGGGGGCTCCAACACCATCTCTGTAGCAAGAGGAATTGGATCATTTGATCCAGTTGCAGACCTGTGGCACATTTGATTAGTATCATGTTTCAAATGTTGTGATGAAGACAGTCTAGAGTTTTGTGGTAGTCCTACCTGCTGTTAGACCCTGATGCTGCAGTCCTCCTGGAAGCAGATGAACTTGGACCTACCTCACAGGTCTTCTTGGTAGCTGACCTTTTCTTCCTCttgttgtgtgtagcatttttgACAGCCTCATTGACTGGCCATACCATCTCTGTAGGTGTTGGAGTTGGAACAGCAACTAGGCTCATCTCTGTATTGGCTGCCTGAGCCTTCTTCAGTCTTTTCTTAGGTGGACCCCTGCATACACAGTCTGATTACTATTTGTTTGCAACAAGTGAAGGCAGTAGGTATACAACAATGGCATAAAGTTTTTACCTTGcagcttccattgcagcaatatcAGCTGGGTCCCCATTCTTGCAAGTGTACCAATGATGTCCTAGCTGTTGACAAATGGAACACTTGTGTTTCTTTCCTGCTTTTTTCTTGTTCCTGCTGCCTCCCTCTAGAGCTCCTTTGAACCTATTTttcctccttcctcctcctgtgGCTCTAAGCAATGGAGGGTACAAGAAAAATCCATGAGTTCCTTTGGGCCACATGCTTTTGTCAGGAATGCAAGGTATGGAGCCCTCATAAGCAGCCTTGAATCTAGCAACTGAAAAGTAGTCATCAACATGATCTTCAAGCTTCTCTCCAGGTTTTGAAGTAATGTATGCTATGGCATGTTTGCAGGGGATTCCTGAACACTGCCAAACCCTACAAGAGCAAGTTCTGTCAGGCAAGCTGACCACAAACCTAAAACCATCCTCTCTTCCCTTTGCCACCAATTCTGCCACACCATCAGGGCTGTCTGTGATAATCTGCATGTCTAGGTTGTAGCTTTCCTCCCTTAGCCTCTGCATGATGTGTGGCAGAATCTTTCCAGTGAACTTCATAGCTACCTTCTTCCTATGGTTCCATTTGATCAAGATCATCTGTCTTATTGTGTCCAGCAGgtcatctagatgtttccccttCTCAGGCTTGATCCAATTGTTGAAAGTTTCTGCTAAGTTATTAGTCACATAATCCACCTTGGAGAGTAAACCATACTGGCTCCTAGTCCAAAGTTTCTTATGTGTCTCCTGCAGGTACTTCATTGCCTCAGGTTTTGCTTCAGCCATGGCATGATAATGCTTCTGGAACATGTACTCAGTCCAGGCATAAGAGGAAGCCCACAAGTGATCATCAAAAACCTTACCACTGTACCTCTTCTTGAAGTTTTGCACTAAATGATACATACATTCCCTATGTTCAGCATTGGGAAACACTTCACTAACCCCATTCATGACTGCCTGTCCACAATCTGTACTGAATGTCATGCCTTCAGGGGTGCCTATAGCTTCTTTCAATTTTTCCATGAACCATACCCAGTTCTCATTGGTTTCGGAGTCAATAACCCCAATAGCTACTGGGTACATCCAATTGTGCCCATCTACTGCACATGCAATGCACAATTGTCCTCTATATCTACCATTCAAAAATGTGCTATCTACTGCAAGGTATGGCCTACAACCTCTAAGAAAACCCTCAACACATGGCTTCAATGCAAAGAACAGCCTATTAAACCTTGCTTTGTTATTGATGATTATGTGATCAATGTTCAGCCAAGAACCAGGACTAGCAAGTTCTAGCTGGGCCTTTAATTTGTACAGATTATCAAAACTTTCATCCCAAGGACCATAAATCTTATCCATTGCCAGGTTTTTACCTTTGAACACCCTCTTGTATGGCACTTCAATTTTGAAAGCATCAAACAACTTTTGCTGCAGCTTAGTTGGACCCAAAGTAGCATCCTGCTTCAGCCAATCAAGAACATGGCTGCACACCCACCACTGAGTTACCCCAACACAAATTCCTTGTCTCCTTGTGCTCTGACAGTTTTCATGCTTGTCTGGATTCTTTATGACCTACAAAACAATTCCAGCAATGCACAAGTTAGACCTACAAAATAATTGGCATCAGTCTGTCCAAGCACAAGTTATACAGCTAAACCCTAATACCTTAACAGTCTGTCCATCCTTCACAGTTCCTGCATGCAGTCTCCAAGGGCACCCATAAATCTTCTGGGAACAGTTCACCCTATACCTCCCTGGATCACTCTTCTCAATGTCATAATTGAACTCATGAACAACAGCATGTGTAGCTAAAGCAATTTTAAAAGCCTCCATGTTGGAGTACAAGGTTCCTACAGCCATTGGAGGGTTCATCTTGTCATAATTGGCATCAGGCATGCCTTCAGGCAGCCTATCTTCAACCATAACATCATCAGAACACTCATCATCAGAAGACTCATCATTAGAATATTCCTCCTCAGAGTCTGAGGAAATGTTAGCATCTGCATCACTTTGTTTTCTGCCAACAGGCCTCTGAAGATTGCTAGgagcaggggcaggggcaggggcatGGACAGGGACAGGGTCAAGGGTAGGACCAATGTCTATATACAAAGATTCATCATTAACACCAACAtgctcatactcagggtttggGTTAGCAAGGTACTCAGGATTATCATCTTGGTTTGCCTCCTCACTCGCAGTTTCACTATTTGTGGCAGCAGATTTACTGTAATGGCTTGGTCCAGCAGTTGtagagtgagtgggtaagcctggGCAAGCAACAGAGGGTGTGAATGGGGGTTCAACTGAGGGCTCAACTGATGCAACATTGCTAGGACTATCCCAATCAGGTAGGCATGGGTCAGTATCAGGGTTGTGGTATG from Sorghum bicolor cultivar BTx623 chromosome 8, Sorghum_bicolor_NCBIv3, whole genome shotgun sequence encodes:
- the LOC110437608 gene encoding uncharacterized protein LOC110437608; its protein translation is MCPNCHVLANRFISSTVNNNNRVFHKCPYFAVAGCQYYQWEDEMDQVAAPAPLHAVPLQAAPPPAAISTAAPVALIQDGSQAAGHGGNAQDYSRVMQQLKWMEKMIFVCIFLALYAIFKK